Genomic DNA from Salvia miltiorrhiza cultivar Shanhuang (shh) chromosome 1, IMPLAD_Smil_shh, whole genome shotgun sequence:
TTTCGGGTGACGTGTTCGAATCTGGATTAAAGTCCTCGCATAAAATTTTCCCTTTTATatattccctctctctctctctctaaatcacCTATATATTCACTCACCTATATCCAGCCATGAGATTGAACTAAACTACTAGCATGGGGCAAATTTACATATTCTAGATTAATTGCACCAAATGTAGTGGAACCCACCACTtacgaaattaaaaataaaaataaaaaagaaaataaataaataattaagaaaCGATACCAGACGGCTAGTTGGAGGAGGatttaattgcaccaaatttGAAACATCGAGGACTTGATTGATTCAATGCCGAGTATAGGGTGTTAAACGTCATAGATGTGTCTATATCAGGGGTGTAATTGCTACTTAAACAACACTAGTACGCCCATCCGTGCAATGCAcggcgaaatcgaaattaattgatattttaaataaataaatataaatattaaatagaattaaaatataaataaatgtaaaatatgattttaaaataaattatcaattactcaataaaattttgaatttaaaaaagtaattttcaattatgtataaagtgtaatgataattataattgttaaataattttaaataatttaataataaaaattaatatacacattattattatagaatattccacataacataaataaaaaagttgtaaaattttaacaaaaatgaagaaaataaaatgttttaaaattttaataacttattcggttaaattcatttttgatgatttttataccatattaaagatcttgttacGAATATAaacttaagatgcatattgaatatttctttatatattaaattttacgatatttagaaaataattaaaattataaaaaatggtgaaaaaattgatgggagaagagatataaaaaataaagggagaaaacttctcttttatatattatatagattatacCGAATTACAATCATTTTAACATTAATAAAATGATTTCCCTCTCGTCCCACAAACACAAcataccccccccccccccccccctctctctctcctatacAATAAAAGAAAAGCATTTAAGGAATCCTCTCATCCCACAAACACAAAACATACAGatccctccctccctccctccctccctccctctctctctctctctctaaatcacCTATAAATTCACTCATATGCTGTACCTAAACTACTAGCATGGGCCAAATTTACATATTCCGAAGCGAGATGGGCTACAGAGAGTTGGAGAAGAGGCAGCTCTTCTTGAGAAGTTACCAGTTTTCAAGAAAGCAGAGCGTCTCTCACAGAATCAAGACATCCTTCTTCAGAGTGAAAAAGGCCATTTCTCTTCGCTTCAAATCCGCCACCAAGCTCAGGAAGACTCTCTGGTTCAAGCTCAGAAATGGGCTCTTCTTCACCACTAGGAGAAGAAGGTCTTTTCTTCGCCTCCATAGCTATAACTACAACTATTGCCTCTCGCGCCAATCTTCTTGTTTCTCAGGATTCAAGTAATTATTTACTTGTTCAATTATCACATGCTACTTTTATTTCATTCATATCTGTTAAGGATGTTTAGTTTCTCAGATATATATGTATGGTTGTAAAGATTAACATGTTcccatgtttttttttctttttttgggtaTTGGATGGTAAATACTTgaatttttttcgtttttttgaTTTTGCACCTCAACTTTAACGTCTGTCTATAAATACTTGaactttgtattctttctgattttgtACCTGATGAATGTTTACCCTCAAATCGTTGCTGACATGGTATCGGAATTAGGAGTGAAGTTTGAAGTGTATAATGATGCAAATAAGTTTGTTTGTCGATGTGAGATGTAGAACATGTAATTATGAGGTTTGGGATGTTAATCCGACTGTCATGTCAGCAACGATTTCAGGGTAAAAATTCGTTAGTTGTAAAATCAGAAAGAAtactaaatttaaatatttataaataaatcttaaaaTTGAAGTGCAAAGTCAGAAATAGGAAAATTTCGAGTATTTACGAATCAATACTTTTGTTTTTGGTTGGGGGAATGAGGAAAATGTAACTTGGGAAATTGAGTAGGGTGAAAATGGGCCTAGAAAATATGTtagttttttattattgttgggGAAGAAATGgggaagtttttatttattgctTGGAGGctgtaataattaattttgtggTTCAGTCATAAGCATTAATTTAAGTGGTTATTACCGTTGGTTGAATTCACATTGTGAATAATGAATGAATGATGTAATGAATTATTTTCCATGAAGTAGATATCAATGGCTGCCAACAAATAAATTGATGGAGAGCAAAAGCGTGTAATAATAATGACAATTTATGGAACATGGTAACAatctattttatcaaattggATAGTTTTGACTtttgaaataatataatttgaagatataacagtaaaaaaaaaaagtttcattAAATATCTTTAGATCGTACAATTCCTTCCGTTGTACTCAAGATCTTAATTATTTATAAGTTTGACCATATGAAacattataatactccctctgttttttattaagtgtccacagccgtcaaaatacacataccaataaaataaaatatttatatttataatcttagtaattatcataataaatgcatatatacaactaattattatattcatacaagtattaaataaagataaaataggaaaaatatcataaatatattatcaaattttaaaatgtgacacttattaaaaaaaattaaaaaattatttaaatgggACACTTATAAAAAACGAagtgaatattattttaatattcataCACAGAATGCATTAAAGTTTTTTTGAAAAAAGTCATTTTTGGGTGAGAAGAAAAGTAGGGGGAGGAACATAGGGATTCATGCCTAATTTCATCTTTGCATAGGTTTTCGCAAAAAGTCCAACCTGAAAAATGTGAAATTCAAGTAAAGGAATGCGTGCTCTAAAAGTAGTTGGAAACGTgagtcaattaattttttatttcacaCCAAGccattgaattaattaattagagtgGCGGCCACATTTTCCCACGAGAAATTCTGTGTATTCAACTGCTCTATCTTTTCTAAATATTATTCCTATTGTCTTAGTTAAGTATGACTCTCTACCTTTGTGTGCACGGGAATGTAAATGAGTCGAGTCGAGTCGAGCTGAATACCAACAAACTTGAACTtagctcgtttaaatattcgaatGTTCGAGCTTGATTTGAACTTTTATTTTGCTGTTCGAGCTCGACTTGTGATCCACTTATCGTGCTTGAGCTCGATTCGCGTGAtgataatgtcgaattcgaaTTTAATCTTGAGCTCGGCTGGTTAGATGTTCGCATACGTGATTTTCGAGCTCGAATTCGTTAAAAATTTGGAGAAAACTTCTTAAGTAATATGTTACTCGAGCTCAAGTTCGTCTCGTTTAAAAGTTTGTGAACATGCTCTTAAACATGTTCGCGAGTAATTGAATttgaacatgttcgcgagcttaGCGAGCCGAGTGCTGTCAGGCTTGAGCTCGAAATCAAGCTCCACATCGGCTCGTTTATTATTGAATTGAGCTTCGAACAAGTTTTTCTCTAACAGAATCTCAAATAGTTTGCGaatagctctgttcatttacagttCTATGATTGTGAACATTtattaagaagaaaaataattaaataataaaagtgataaaaaataattgaaccCATATCTTTTTATGAGAACGAAGGGAGCATAATATAATCGATCGTAatctaattaaattgaaaagattTGATTTATTTCCTAATAACCGTTGGACTTTATAGCGAGGGATTAACTGGTATTAATCCTATATTGCATTACATTTGCATTGATTACAGAATAATAGTATAAATTAAAtcaatcctaaaccctaaaccctgtactTAAATTATGGCCAACTTCTACCTAAAATTATTATACAAAAATGTGgtgttaatttaattttattttttcaaaattatatgtACTTTACAAGAATAAATACATAATCATTTTTCACATTTACACTGTAGATTCGCCTAGATCTAAAAATTCCGGATGATTATGACCAAATTTTCTGTTTTTGTTACATTGataaatatcaaattttgtATATACATAATCAGGGTTATATTCCATGGAGAAATAAATGTTTTTGTGAAATTTAGAATCGTTGAAtagatcaataattttgatgaataaacATTTTTGTTTGAGGTTCGAATCTTGAAATGACGAGATTTTCAACATTAAAATTATTGACTCATTCGTCAAAATTATTGATCTATGCAACATTTCGCAATttgcaaaatatatatagaaaagaataaattcataataaatatgGAACTTATAATTTAACAGGGAGTATTAGTTATGTAAATTATTATCTTTAAGCATTTTATGTTCCTTATTACAAGTCATCTGCATTGCTTCTCAAAAATCTCAATCATAACAAATATTGTCTATTTTGTTGACTTCTAGCTTGCATCATTATCATGATTTACAAAGATAAAGAGGAGCCAAGTGACGTTTAAGGTTTACTTTTGCTTAAAGATATGTTTTTGTactcaattttatttaataaaaataagaaaaacttATACTTTCATTTACTCTGATTCTTTATTAAACATGAGCTCAATAAATATCTCTCTAAGGAAAAGTACCAGATAAATAGTACTCCCCCGTCCcgacttttagtatccaactttctttttttggtcatcccacattttagtatcaatttctatttttagtaaaagtagatgAGACTCTTGCTccagtttaattattttaacactcacataaaaggtaggaaccttattccactcacaacacactcaaccactttattaaaatgggttaagtatcaaattgcCCCCTATCGATGACGTCCCTATGGCTTTTAGCCCCCTAAAATCAGGGGGAGAGTTGCCTCCGTCGAAAGGCTGGGAGTAAATTGGTGCCAAAAAGCCACGTTAAGGTAATGCGCAGCTCTCCCCCCTGACTTTAGGGGGCTAAAAGTCATAGGGACGCTATCGATAGGGGGCaatctgatacttaaccctattaaaattcgtgatactctcaaatggatattaaaagttgggacgaatggagtattatttgGTTTAATTTTCAGGCCTGCATATCACCATCATCATCTTATAAGAAAAGCAACTAAaaagcaacaacaacaacaaaaaggCTCAAGAATTACAATCTGGGCTTGTTAAGAGGCAATTTTGATACATTAGATTGAATTCATCTGCCCAAAAGCAGTAACAGAATTATATATCTAATCAGTTTCAGACATGTGAGATAGCAATTTCAGTAACCCGTCTTAAAAATTCCTGGTGTCTGATCTACAGAATCTCCACCAGTCATGCAATCGGCAAAGAAATCGCGCTTCCACGACGTTTCTTTGCTTCTACGAAGCCCTCTAACGAACCGACGAGACTACATACATAGCACCATCAGCAACTAAGAAAAGTTAAACATACCTTATGTCCAGAAATTTAGGGATGATTGCAGTTGTAGTGGAAAGCCACAAGATGTTCAAGAACACGACGCGATTCCTGCAGTCGTGTTCTTGAACTCCGTCGTTTGAAGTGATTCCTGTGCTGCAAGCGAATTCGACGCCTCAGAGTGCATAAATCCTGTCAATGTCAGAATTAGAGAACTCAGAGTGATGCCATGAGTTTGAGCCGCTCCGAGCGTGTTTCTCCCTCTTCCTCATCGACCTCATCCTCTTCGACCTCACCACGTAGTAAGTCATGGTCCCGAGAACCCCGGCCATTATGACCCCTCCGACACACGTGACTAGTATCGCAGCCCACTGATGCTTACGCCCGACCACGATGTAAGAGGAAGCCATGAACGCCACGGAGGTGCAGACGGAGGCCAACCACATCAGTTTGTTGATGACCTCCACCACGCGTCTCTCGGCTTTCGTCTCCCCTCTAACCAGCGTAATCTGAACTACGACAACGGCTAGGGACGTGAAGAGGGCGATCGCGTTGAAGATGAAGAATATTTTGAAGGAGACGCTACTGACTACCACAGCCATTCCGTGGTTGTCGTCTCCGCCGGGCACGGTGAAGATGGCCGCGAAGGCGACGGTTGCGAAGAGGACGGCGACGACGGTCACCGAGTTGGTGGCGTTGTTGATGCCTTCTCGGTGGAGTTTCCTCAGCTCTTTGGCGATGCCGTGGACGTTCTTGTTCGTTCTCTTTGTCTGTTCGAGCTGGATGTGGACGTCGTTTTTGATTTGAGTCACGGTTTTCCGCAGCTCGTCTCTTGGTTGATTCAATTCATTAGCTCTAACGGCACCATAATGACAAAggcactccttaatctccgatGACTCTTCGGATAGCGGAAGCTCCTCCGCAATGTCAAGAGATGTCTTTCCGTCTCGGTTGAGTGCGTTCACGTTTGTGTCGGGCAGGCGTAATAACAAATTAACAATCTGCAAGTGACAAAATATCACCAAAACTTAAAGTCTTTCAGAAGTTGTCTTGACGACTATAACGTGCGAAAAAAAATTTAAGGTCTGAATGATCGAAGAACTGGTAATTATAGCATTGGCATCACCGGCTCGTAAAAGATCTAAAAACTACTTCAAAATAGAAACAATTAGAAAAGAAACGGAAAAACAGAACGAACACCATTTAACTAGCAAGCAACAAACATCTTCAAGCCCTAAAGATGGACTAATGGTGAAATTTCACGATTTTCATCTTCGAGCAGGAATATATTGTATTCAAATTGATGTCAGCATAATATATTGTGAAAGGTAATACCTTTGCTCGCTTTTTCCTCGTTGCTATGTGTAAAGCAGTGTTACCAAACTTGTCTGGAAGCATAACTATAGCTGCATCAGCATCTAGGAGGTGTTTAACAACCTCCACGTTAACCCCTTTGACGGCCATATGCAGTGCCGTCTGCCCCTTCTTGTCCGGCCTCCTAGCTAACTGTGGATCTTTGTCAAGCAACGCCTTGACAATGTCCGCATGCCCTTGCCTAGCAGCCAAGTGCAACGCATTCTTTCCATTTGATCTAGCAATTTCTAGCAAGCTGCAGTCCTTCGACAGGAGTTCATCGACTACAGCACCATGGCCTCTAGTAGCCGCAGTTATAAGAGGAGTTGCATTTGACGGACCAATTGTTTTACTCAGCCCCGGGTCATGATCCAACAGCACTTGCACAATTGCTACAAAATTGAACCAACATTTGTGTCAGGCACAGCACCATATACATGTATATAAATTGTGGATAAATGAAAAATCTGTTAGCCGTCTTCCAAAAACTGTTTCATTCACATGTACATAGCATTCTTTATGAGCTTAAACAATTATCCAAGAATCATATGTAGCTTCGGCACTTAACATAATTAGAGGTAATCGAATGCGAGTAATCAAATTTAACATTGACTATAAAAAAGATGGGTTCTTGATGAGATAGAATAATTGATCCAAAATTAGATAATCACCATGGTGTCCTTGACTTGCAGCTATATGCAGAGGATCGAACAATGACCTATTCTTCTTCGCGAGTGTGTCCTTGTTTGCATATTTGATCAGCTCTTTAACCACATCAAGATGCCCTTTCTCCGCTGCAGTAAACAACGCCGTCTCTCCCAACTCGTTGCCCTCGCTCACGAGTGATGCCCTGATCTCCGCAACCTCCTGGTCAAattccgaaccactcaaactcCCCACCATTTGAGAATTAATATCTTCAAGTATTTGCTTCACAGCTGCAAGATCGCCCCTTTGAGCTGCCAAATGCAGCTCCGTATCATTGTGGCGGCCGGTCACCTGCTTCACGTACTTCTTTCTCCCAGCTTGGTCGATCCGCTTCCCTGAATTCGATAGAACAAGAGCCGGGGCTGTAGACGAGGATGGCGATGGCGCAGGCGATGGCTCCGCCAACGGATTGTGGCTTTGCTTAGGGCTAACCAACTCCTTCTCTAAATCTCCATCAGCAGCTGCAAAGATCCAGTTTACTCATTAgaacactatcaattatattctCCCACATATCACAAAAAATTCACAAATTCTTATACATCTCAGTATTCAGCACAACAATTTattgggggaaaaaaaaaaaacttttccaACCCCTCTAAAACAAGAGTAATCATCCAAAAACCAAAATTAAGCATATCAATTACATATTTTCCGAATTTTCCTTATTTACAACTTCCCCCAAATTCAAGCTCGGAAAATGGAACCcccaccacacacacacacacacacacacacacacacaatccCTTAAAACAGATACAGTGATACACTGCAAAATTCAAGCAATTACGCGTTTCCACACACCTGCAGTTGAGTAGCAGAAAGAAACCCTCAATTTTCCCCCAAATGTTCAAGCTTGAAGCCAAATAAATCACCGATATAATCAGTGATTAATTATCATATCTTTTGATCAAATTTAAGTTCCTAAACAACTTCACCCCGTTGCCACGAGATTGAATTAACAAATCTTGATGCAAGTTGCAAGCATAGAATGGTTTCTTCAAGAAGATACAGAGAAATAACCAAATTCAAGATGGGGAAAAGCAAAAGCAAAAGCAAAAGCAAAAACAGTGGCAGCAGCAAACCGTCTTTGACGTGCGAAGACATGATCGTTGTAAGTCAAGCCAGAGATGACCGAGAGGCTGAGAAATTTGTGAGGAAATTTAGTGAAGGTTGCAAATTTGGAAGAGTAAAGTGGGTGATGAGGAAGAAAGGTGGAAAAGGTGGGAGCTAAACGACAGTAGTCAGGAAAGTGTTGGGAAGCCGCTCccaatgagagagagagagagagagtgtgtgtgtgtgtgtgtgttttcttattttttatagcCATTTGttgttcaattttattttattttatttttattacatgGAATGTTATGTTTGGATTTGTTGGGTTGTCCGATTTATGAAATTGGGATCAAAATCAATAATTGACatttaatttgataaaaaaaaataattaccatTTGCAAAGATACAATTATTTATTGAtagttaattttaaaaaataaatcaccatttgcaaaaatacaatatatatacttGATACATGTCAATCAATAGAAGGGTGTTGTATGAATATTAAGattaaaatgtattgaatgtgcttattttgctataaattaaaaaaaaatgatgttaTAGTTGTACCTTGTAAcaatttataatataaagtaTGTCGAAAATTAGAATAGGATCAAAGTTCATCAATTTAATAGTCGTTGGTATATTGCTATAAGATTTAATCTTATGATTTTTTGTAACAAGAATATCCACTCCAATAATTTTGATATCTAAAACAATAAATATTGATGTATTTACTTTTCCATTTTTGTAAAGGTATTATTCTACTTCCTCCGTCCTTATGAAAAGTATCGATCTATACGTAAATgacatatattttaataaagtagttgaatgtgttgtgagtggagtaaaAGTCCCATTTTATTGTGCGTggaaaatttatcaaaaataaatttgatatatattttatgaagaCGAACAAAAATAGTAAATTAGTACATTTTATGAAGACAGAGAGAATATTATTTATagtttattgagttcgatttGATGAGTAtaacttctttttcttttttctttttttctaatGGGGGTGTAAAGTTGGTTTTCTCGACATGGAGaaaaatattactaatatcCTTAGCCATCaaagtataatatatttttaaaaactcAATATTATTTTTGGATTATTCTGGGGGATGGGTGACCTGGGTGGTCAATGGGTTGACccatttttgtattttttatatttatttttggttagacatccaaaattaaatattgataTAACAATTGGTAAAAATGGGAGTTAGGTAAAACCACAACGTGTTACTTGTTCATGAAATAATGTAAGGAAAGATCAAGGAATAGTGAAATCATACAAGTTGATAAAGTAGTTTTTTTAGGAGATAGGTTCATAaagtaattttattaaaagttgAAAGCAACGTAAAGCTTTTTTGTTGACCCTGGTCGAATAGTAGTTTCTTCAAAATCTCAAACGATATTATTAGTTAATATCATGAactagtattaatttttatttttattttgttatcttaatataatcaattatgcaactcTCACGCAGGCGGGACTTCAACGCCGCACAACGATGAAAAACTATACTGCACATAGGCGAGAATACAACATCACCTCAAGGTGGAAAAACATTATTACATGCGGGCGGAATTGAATCCAACATCTCTCACCAAAAAAAGTCTTTGGATGCCTCAGTTTTGGCACTAGTGCAAGGCCTCATTGGCATGAACTAGGATTAATTAACTCATATTTTTCCCTCTACAAACAATCAAAATTCCCTTTACAtgttttcaccatttttttacACCGA
This window encodes:
- the LOC131005886 gene encoding ankyrin repeat-containing protein ITN1 isoform X1, encoding MSSHVKDAADGDLEKELVSPKQSHNPLAEPSPAPSPSSSTAPALVLSNSGKRIDQAGRKKYVKQVTGRHNDTELHLAAQRGDLAAVKQILEDINSQMVGSLSGSEFDQEVAEIRASLVSEGNELGETALFTAAEKGHLDVVKELIKYANKDTLAKKNRSLFDPLHIAASQGHHAIVQVLLDHDPGLSKTIGPSNATPLITAATRGHGAVVDELLSKDCSLLEIARSNGKNALHLAARQGHADIVKALLDKDPQLARRPDKKGQTALHMAVKGVNVEVVKHLLDADAAIVMLPDKFGNTALHIATRKKRAKIVNLLLRLPDTNVNALNRDGKTSLDIAEELPLSEESSEIKECLCHYGAVRANELNQPRDELRKTVTQIKNDVHIQLEQTKRTNKNVHGIAKELRKLHREGINNATNSVTVVAVLFATVAFAAIFTVPGGDDNHGMAVVVSSVSFKIFFIFNAIALFTSLAVVVVQITLVRGETKAERRVVEVINKLMWLASVCTSVAFMASSYIVVGRKHQWAAILVTCVGGVIMAGVLGTMTYYVVRSKRMRSMRKREKHARSGSNSWHHSEFSNSDIDRIYAL
- the LOC131006031 gene encoding uncharacterized protein LOC131006031, producing the protein MGQIYIFRSEMGYRELEKRQLFLRSYQFSRKQSVSHRIKTSFFRVKKAISLRFKSATKLRKTLWFKLRNGLFFTTRRRRSFLRLHSYNYNYCLSRQSSCFSGFK
- the LOC131005886 gene encoding ankyrin repeat-containing protein ITN1 isoform X2, with product MVGSLSGSEFDQEVAEIRASLVSEGNELGETALFTAAEKGHLDVVKELIKYANKDTLAKKNRSLFDPLHIAASQGHHAIVQVLLDHDPGLSKTIGPSNATPLITAATRGHGAVVDELLSKDCSLLEIARSNGKNALHLAARQGHADIVKALLDKDPQLARRPDKKGQTALHMAVKGVNVEVVKHLLDADAAIVMLPDKFGNTALHIATRKKRAKIVNLLLRLPDTNVNALNRDGKTSLDIAEELPLSEESSEIKECLCHYGAVRANELNQPRDELRKTVTQIKNDVHIQLEQTKRTNKNVHGIAKELRKLHREGINNATNSVTVVAVLFATVAFAAIFTVPGGDDNHGMAVVVSSVSFKIFFIFNAIALFTSLAVVVVQITLVRGETKAERRVVEVINKLMWLASVCTSVAFMASSYIVVGRKHQWAAILVTCVGGVIMAGVLGTMTYYVVRSKRMRSMRKREKHARSGSNSWHHSEFSNSDIDRIYAL